The proteins below are encoded in one region of Rhizobium sp. 9140:
- a CDS encoding MFS transporter — protein MAETSGGPSSSALERDARQIHGDAPVSPGSIALGVIIGRMSEFFDFFVFGLASVLVFPKLVFSFEPDPLTATLYSFCIFSLAFVARPIGSVVFMAIDRAYGRGTKLTIALFLLGISTVCMGFLPSYQEAGAWSIYLLAIFRIGQGLALGGAWDGLASLLALNAPEKHRGWYAMIPQLGAPIGFALASILFGFFVANTSEADFLSWGWRYPFFVAFAINVVALFARLRLVMTKDFGDLLERHELEAVPFTDLIRTHGRDILIGAFAPLASFAMFHVVTIFPLAWTNLNSDQSIGSFMLVQVAGAGLGILTVIASGLLADRIGRRSQLVVGAIIIAIFSFIGPILLGSGQTGISSFVIAGFGVLGLSFGQAAGSVSSRFTQGYRYSGAAFTSDLAWFLGAGFAPLITLGLSSKFGLPFVGYYLLSGAICTMLALFLNKRLLARE, from the coding sequence ATAGCAGAGACGTCCGGCGGACCCTCATCCTCGGCCCTGGAGCGCGACGCGCGGCAGATCCATGGCGACGCACCCGTATCGCCGGGCTCAATCGCGCTCGGCGTGATCATCGGCCGCATGTCGGAATTCTTCGACTTCTTCGTGTTCGGCCTCGCATCGGTTCTCGTATTCCCCAAGCTCGTCTTCTCGTTCGAGCCGGATCCGTTGACGGCGACCCTCTATTCTTTCTGCATCTTCTCTCTCGCCTTCGTCGCGCGCCCCATCGGCTCGGTCGTCTTCATGGCCATAGACCGGGCGTACGGACGCGGCACCAAGCTGACCATCGCCCTGTTTCTGCTCGGCATTTCCACGGTCTGCATGGGCTTTCTGCCCAGCTATCAGGAAGCTGGCGCCTGGTCGATCTATCTGCTCGCCATTTTCCGCATCGGCCAGGGTCTGGCGCTTGGCGGCGCGTGGGACGGCCTGGCCTCCCTGCTCGCGCTCAACGCGCCGGAAAAGCATCGCGGCTGGTACGCGATGATCCCGCAGCTTGGTGCGCCGATCGGTTTCGCGCTTGCCAGCATCCTGTTCGGCTTCTTCGTCGCCAACACGTCTGAGGCCGACTTCCTCTCCTGGGGCTGGCGCTACCCGTTCTTCGTCGCCTTCGCAATCAACGTCGTCGCCCTGTTCGCCCGCCTGCGTCTCGTCATGACCAAGGATTTCGGCGACCTTCTCGAGCGCCACGAACTCGAAGCCGTGCCCTTCACCGACCTGATCCGCACCCATGGCCGCGATATCCTGATCGGCGCCTTCGCGCCGTTGGCAAGCTTTGCTATGTTCCACGTCGTTACGATCTTCCCGCTGGCCTGGACGAACCTCAACAGCGACCAGTCTATCGGCTCTTTCATGCTGGTTCAGGTCGCGGGCGCCGGCCTCGGCATTCTCACGGTCATCGCCTCGGGCCTGCTTGCCGACCGCATTGGCCGCCGCAGCCAGCTCGTCGTCGGCGCCATCATCATCGCCATCTTCAGCTTCATCGGCCCGATCCTGCTCGGCTCCGGCCAGACCGGCATCTCGTCCTTCGTCATCGCCGGCTTCGGCGTGCTCGGCCTCTCCTTCGGACAGGCCGCGGGTTCAGTGTCCTCACGCTTCACGCAGGGCTATCGCTATTCGGGCGCGGCCTTCACATCCGACCTCGCGTGGTTCCTCGGCGCCGGCTTTGCGCCGCTGATCACCCTCGGCCTGTCGAGCAAGTTCGGCCTGCCCTTCGTCGGTTACTACCTGCTGTCCGGCGCGATCTGCACCATGCTGGCACTGTTCCTGAACAAGCGCCTGCTCGCCCGCGAATAG
- a CDS encoding flavin reductase family protein produces the protein MTAAVYPSPVEGAAPDAADFKLSMRHLAGAVCVITVGDGEERTGFTATSVTSLSAEVPSVIVSLNRTSSSWPVLERSGRFCVNVLAEGQDGVAKAFAGADGRRGAERYAGAEWTKLDSGGWALADALTVIDCGLDEALHRHTHAILIGRVRSVQVRQGVAPLLYFNGGFRTLLPE, from the coding sequence ATGACTGCTGCCGTTTATCCGTCGCCCGTAGAGGGGGCCGCGCCCGATGCCGCCGATTTCAAACTCTCCATGCGCCATCTCGCAGGCGCCGTCTGCGTCATCACGGTGGGCGACGGGGAGGAGCGGACCGGATTTACCGCGACGTCTGTCACCTCCCTTTCGGCCGAAGTCCCCTCGGTCATCGTCAGTCTCAACCGCACATCCTCCTCCTGGCCGGTGCTTGAGCGAAGCGGCCGTTTCTGCGTCAACGTGCTCGCGGAAGGTCAGGACGGTGTCGCGAAAGCCTTTGCCGGGGCGGACGGACGGCGGGGCGCCGAGCGCTATGCCGGTGCCGAATGGACGAAACTCGACAGCGGCGGGTGGGCGCTTGCCGACGCGCTGACCGTCATCGACTGCGGTCTCGACGAGGCGCTGCATCGCCACACGCACGCCATCCTCATCGGCCGCGTGCGCAGCGTGCAGGTCCGTCAGGGCGTGGCGCCGCTTCTCTACTTCAATGGCGGCTTCCGCACGCTGCTTCCCGAATAG
- a CDS encoding amino acid ABC transporter permease: MSFKLFELLLKASLYTIGISLVSILIGFAIAILLSGMLLSGRRALAVPARIFISFFRGVPLLVQLLLIYNLLPVIGLNVPSIVAAIIGLSLCTAAYQAENLRGGFASVPRGLIESAEMVGLTPSQAFRRIKVPIALRLTFPALVNEAILILKASSLVSVVGIVELTRMAQDLAGSTFLPLQLFACAGLIYLVINWVVARTGGLIERSLPGVPR, encoded by the coding sequence ATGTCCTTCAAGCTGTTCGAACTCCTTCTCAAAGCCTCGCTCTACACGATCGGCATCAGCCTCGTGTCGATCCTCATCGGCTTTGCGATCGCCATTCTCCTCTCCGGCATGCTCCTGTCCGGCCGCCGCGCGCTGGCGGTTCCTGCCCGGATTTTCATCAGCTTCTTTCGCGGCGTGCCTCTCCTCGTGCAGCTGCTGCTGATCTACAATCTGCTGCCCGTCATCGGCCTCAACGTACCCAGCATCGTCGCCGCCATCATCGGCCTTTCGCTCTGCACGGCGGCCTATCAGGCGGAAAATCTGCGCGGCGGCTTTGCCAGCGTGCCGCGCGGGCTGATCGAATCCGCCGAGATGGTCGGCCTTACCCCGTCCCAGGCTTTCCGCCGCATCAAGGTGCCGATCGCGCTGCGGCTCACCTTTCCGGCGCTCGTCAACGAGGCGATCCTCATCCTCAAGGCGTCCTCGCTCGTCTCCGTCGTCGGCATCGTCGAGCTGACGCGCATGGCGCAGGATCTGGCGGGCAGCACCTTCCTGCCGCTGCAACTCTTCGCCTGCGCCGGCCTCATCTATCTCGTCATCAACTGGGTGGTGGCGCGCACGGGCGGCCTCATAGAGCGGTCCCTGCCGGGAGTGCCGCGATGA
- the hutC gene encoding histidine utilization repressor translates to MISLHQRIFEDIEQKIMSGMWPPGQRIPAEHELEVTYGCSRMTVSKALSALAARGMIVRRRRAGSFVASPQIDRTVMDISDIGTEAKVAGHAYSHRILTRRIERLAAADAAMIEETAGGEVLRVECLHIVDDRPNALEKRLILLDAVPQAREETFEASPPGSWLLDQVPWSEAKHIIRAVAADAATAKLLTIERHAACLLLTRQTWQNGRTVTFVEITHPGDRYQFAGVFHPSK, encoded by the coding sequence TTGATCTCTCTTCACCAGCGCATATTCGAAGATATCGAGCAGAAGATCATGAGCGGCATGTGGCCGCCTGGGCAGCGGATTCCGGCCGAGCACGAGCTGGAGGTGACCTATGGCTGCTCTCGTATGACCGTCAGCAAGGCGCTCTCGGCGCTGGCGGCACGGGGCATGATCGTGCGCCGCCGCAGGGCCGGGTCCTTCGTGGCTTCGCCGCAGATCGACCGGACCGTCATGGACATTTCCGATATCGGGACGGAAGCGAAAGTGGCGGGCCACGCTTACAGTCACCGCATCCTCACGCGGCGGATCGAGCGGTTAGCTGCGGCGGATGCGGCCATGATCGAGGAAACGGCCGGTGGCGAGGTACTGCGGGTGGAATGCCTGCACATCGTGGATGACAGGCCCAATGCGCTGGAGAAGCGGCTGATCCTGCTCGACGCGGTGCCGCAGGCGCGTGAGGAAACCTTCGAGGCGAGCCCGCCGGGCAGCTGGCTGCTGGATCAGGTGCCGTGGTCGGAGGCCAAGCACATCATTCGTGCGGTTGCAGCGGATGCGGCGACAGCAAAGCTGCTGACGATCGAGAGGCACGCCGCATGCCTGCTTCTAACCCGCCAGACCTGGCAGAACGGCCGGACAGTGACCTTCGTGGAGATAACGCATCCCGGCGACCGTTACCAGTTCGCCGGGGTGTTTCATCCGTCCAAATAG
- a CDS encoding amino acid ABC transporter permease, which produces MTFDIDVILAQLPAILSGAGVTLLLWIAGTIGGAALGFLVAVGRRYGGRVLDWPLGIAVEVLRGTPFLIQIFLLYYGGPFIGLALDPIPAGLLGLTIYGAAYFSEIFRAGFAAIPKGHIEAAECVGLSQGQIVRRILLPEMTMLVLPPAINMAVILMKETAILSIITVPELTLTVSAIGSQQYAFVESLFLLAVFYWVLVEVTDKFGRYAEHRLSRYRFSPT; this is translated from the coding sequence ATGACCTTCGATATCGACGTCATTCTCGCACAACTCCCCGCCATCCTCTCCGGCGCCGGCGTCACGCTGCTTCTCTGGATCGCCGGAACCATCGGCGGTGCGGCACTGGGCTTTCTCGTCGCCGTCGGCCGGCGCTATGGCGGTCGCGTCCTCGACTGGCCGCTTGGCATTGCCGTCGAGGTGCTGCGCGGCACCCCCTTCCTGATCCAGATCTTCCTGCTCTATTACGGCGGCCCCTTCATCGGCCTTGCGCTCGATCCCATTCCCGCCGGGCTCCTCGGCCTGACGATCTACGGCGCCGCTTATTTCAGCGAGATCTTCCGTGCGGGTTTCGCCGCCATCCCGAAAGGCCATATCGAGGCGGCGGAATGCGTCGGCCTCAGCCAGGGCCAGATCGTACGGCGCATCCTGTTGCCGGAGATGACCATGCTGGTGCTTCCCCCCGCCATCAACATGGCCGTGATCCTGATGAAGGAAACCGCGATCCTCTCCATCATCACCGTTCCGGAGCTGACGCTCACCGTCAGCGCCATCGGCTCCCAGCAATATGCCTTCGTCGAATCGCTCTTCCTGCTCGCCGTGTTCTACTGGGTGCTGGTGGAAGTCACCGACAAGTTCGGCCGCTATGCCGAGCATCGCTTGTCCCGATACAGGTTTTCCCCGACATGA
- the cyoA gene encoding ubiquinol oxidase subunit II, whose protein sequence is MANLYRHACRILMLPLLAGLAGCNMVVMSPSGDIATQQRDLILVSTFLMLLIIIPVIALTFYFAWHYRRANTEAVYDPEWHHSTRLEVVIWSAPLAIIVALGAVTWISTHKLDPYRPIDRLDAERAIPADVKPLTVEVVALDWKWLFFYPEYGIATVNELAAPVDVPINFKITASSVMNSFYIPALAGQIYAMPGMQTRLHAVINAPGVFDGFSANYSGDGFSHMRFKFHGLDQAGFDGWVAKVKQQGTMLNRDTYLKLEKPSEREPVRYYGGVENGLYEAVLNMCAQPGKMCMNEMMHVDMMGGGGENSESNRERLEYDNRHAGTGEGTNSATFPATGQPARSQGAPEGHDDKGQPNAAPAEGQPANEGEPANQNQPGNQNEPGNGAQPMQHDMQNMNGHDMNGHQMGGQSPEAPASDSGSATPDKGSIAPEQLNNSK, encoded by the coding sequence ATGGCGAACCTCTATCGACACGCTTGTCGCATCCTCATGCTGCCGCTCCTGGCGGGGCTTGCCGGCTGCAACATGGTGGTGATGTCTCCCTCCGGCGACATCGCAACGCAGCAGCGCGACCTTATCCTGGTCTCCACCTTCCTCATGCTCCTGATCATCATTCCGGTGATCGCGCTGACCTTCTATTTCGCCTGGCATTATCGTCGCGCCAACACGGAAGCGGTCTATGATCCCGAATGGCACCACTCCACGCGCCTCGAGGTCGTCATCTGGTCGGCGCCGCTCGCCATCATCGTCGCACTCGGCGCCGTGACCTGGATCAGCACGCACAAGCTCGACCCTTACCGTCCCATCGACCGTCTGGATGCGGAACGCGCCATTCCGGCAGATGTCAAGCCGCTGACCGTCGAGGTCGTGGCGCTCGACTGGAAGTGGCTGTTCTTCTATCCGGAGTATGGCATCGCCACGGTGAACGAACTCGCCGCGCCCGTGGATGTGCCGATCAATTTCAAGATCACGGCCTCCTCGGTCATGAACTCTTTCTACATTCCGGCACTCGCCGGGCAGATCTACGCCATGCCCGGCATGCAGACCCGGCTCCACGCCGTTATCAATGCGCCGGGCGTTTTCGACGGCTTCTCCGCGAACTACAGCGGCGACGGCTTCTCGCACATGCGCTTCAAGTTTCACGGTCTCGACCAGGCGGGCTTCGATGGCTGGGTCGCCAAGGTCAAGCAGCAGGGCACCATGCTCAACCGCGACACCTACCTGAAGCTCGAGAAGCCGAGCGAGCGTGAGCCGGTTCGCTACTATGGCGGCGTCGAGAACGGTCTTTACGAGGCTGTGCTCAACATGTGCGCCCAGCCCGGCAAGATGTGCATGAACGAGATGATGCATGTCGACATGATGGGCGGCGGCGGCGAGAACAGCGAAAGCAACCGCGAGCGCCTCGAATACGATAATCGCCATGCAGGCACCGGCGAAGGCACGAATTCCGCGACTTTCCCCGCTACAGGTCAGCCGGCCCGCTCGCAGGGCGCACCGGAAGGCCATGACGACAAGGGGCAGCCCAATGCCGCACCGGCCGAGGGCCAGCCCGCCAACGAAGGCGAGCCAGCCAATCAGAACCAGCCGGGCAATCAGAACGAGCCTGGCAATGGCGCGCAGCCGATGCAGCATGACATGCAGAATATGAACGGGCACGACATGAACGGACACCAGATGGGCGGCCAGAGCCCGGAGGCTCCGGCCTCTGACAGTGGTTCCGCGACGCCCGACAAGGGCTCCATCGCGCCCGAACAGCTGAACAACTCGAAATGA
- a CDS encoding FAD-binding oxidoreductase, producing the protein MPDIDAVIAAIIAAVPGVDIRTGADIVALHPGEHPDNLGGSAVIAPRDVASLSRIVGICAGAGIPVVTHGGRTGLVGGGISAAGDVVISLKNLDRILEIDPVGGVAVVEAGVTLEALQQAAAAYGLEPGIDLAARGSATLGGMASTNAGGVMAFRNGVTRHRILGLEAVLPDGGIYRDMVRVVKNSAGYDLKHLLIGAEGTLGIITGLVVKLDPVPAASATALFGLPSTEAALALMGLARATGKLRACEAMWSRYFGFTASHFGWRETSDATPVHLAIGLGGETDEALLGMLAGLYEAICETYPETTAVVAGSVQQAHEIWRLREETALMYRAFPAAPSYDISVPIDRLGAYLARIAPALEAIDGLSPFIFGHVADGNLHIVLDRPGSWMTEGRRDAVERVLYDGIGAMGGSFSAEHGVGSKRIHALLATADPVKLATMRAIKQALDPKGLFNPGKVLPVA; encoded by the coding sequence ATGCCTGACATCGACGCCGTCATCGCCGCCATAATCGCGGCCGTTCCCGGTGTGGACATCAGGACAGGTGCCGATATCGTCGCGCTCCATCCCGGCGAACATCCCGACAATCTCGGCGGCTCGGCCGTTATCGCGCCGCGCGATGTGGCTTCTCTCTCCCGGATCGTCGGGATCTGCGCCGGTGCCGGCATCCCGGTCGTCACCCATGGCGGACGGACGGGGCTGGTCGGCGGCGGCATCTCGGCGGCAGGCGACGTTGTGATCTCGCTGAAAAATCTCGACCGTATCCTCGAGATCGATCCCGTCGGCGGCGTGGCCGTGGTGGAGGCCGGGGTCACCCTCGAGGCCTTGCAGCAGGCGGCGGCCGCATATGGTCTGGAGCCGGGCATCGACCTTGCGGCGCGCGGATCGGCGACGCTCGGCGGCATGGCCTCCACCAATGCCGGCGGCGTCATGGCGTTCCGCAACGGCGTCACGCGCCATCGCATTCTCGGGCTGGAAGCCGTGCTGCCGGATGGCGGCATCTATCGCGACATGGTGCGCGTGGTGAAAAACTCCGCCGGCTACGACCTGAAGCACCTGCTGATCGGGGCGGAGGGAACGCTCGGTATCATCACCGGGCTGGTTGTGAAACTGGACCCGGTGCCGGCGGCCAGCGCCACGGCGCTGTTCGGCTTGCCCTCGACGGAAGCCGCATTGGCGCTGATGGGGCTTGCCCGGGCCACGGGCAAGTTGCGGGCCTGCGAGGCGATGTGGTCGCGCTATTTCGGCTTCACGGCGTCGCATTTCGGCTGGCGCGAAACCAGCGACGCGACGCCGGTGCATCTGGCGATAGGGCTTGGCGGCGAGACGGACGAAGCGCTTCTCGGCATGCTGGCCGGGCTCTACGAGGCGATCTGCGAGACCTATCCCGAAACGACCGCGGTGGTTGCGGGCTCGGTGCAGCAGGCGCATGAAATCTGGCGGTTGCGAGAGGAGACGGCGCTGATGTACCGGGCCTTTCCGGCAGCGCCCTCCTACGACATTTCCGTGCCGATCGATCGCCTCGGCGCTTACCTCGCGCGGATCGCGCCGGCGCTCGAAGCCATTGACGGTCTCTCTCCGTTCATCTTCGGCCATGTCGCTGACGGCAATCTGCACATCGTGCTCGACCGGCCGGGAAGCTGGATGACGGAGGGGCGTCGCGATGCCGTCGAGCGCGTGCTGTATGACGGGATCGGCGCGATGGGCGGGTCGTTTTCCGCCGAGCACGGCGTCGGCTCGAAGCGTATTCACGCGCTGCTGGCGACGGCCGACCCCGTGAAGCTGGCGACGATGCGGGCGATCAAGCAGGCGCTCGACCCGAAGGGGTTGTTCAATCCGGGCAAGGTGCTGCCGGTGGCGTGA
- a CDS encoding transporter substrate-binding domain-containing protein, which produces MKSHFLLKGLVAAAFLLGATFSAHAEDALARIKAAGTMKVGTETAFAPFDFIDAGEHAGLNVDVFAELGKELGVEIEWIALPWEGVLPGLEAGKFDMVAGPATITKARMERYRFTPPVAEATVAILKKAGDTSITKPEDIAGKKIGVGKATAQLAQLQGYSEKLPEKVDIREYPAFTESYADLAAGRIAGVANSLPNIAFVASQRKDTFEVVQPPFGQKAYFGFIGTKDADHAPLMDAIDAALLKMKGDGRLAKLQEKWFGASFDTPDAVKDPAF; this is translated from the coding sequence ATGAAATCCCATTTCCTGCTGAAGGGCCTCGTTGCCGCGGCCTTCCTGCTCGGCGCGACCTTCTCGGCCCACGCCGAAGACGCGCTCGCCCGCATCAAGGCCGCCGGCACCATGAAGGTCGGCACCGAAACCGCCTTCGCGCCCTTCGACTTCATCGATGCCGGCGAGCATGCCGGCCTCAACGTCGATGTCTTTGCCGAGCTCGGCAAGGAACTGGGCGTCGAGATCGAATGGATCGCCCTCCCCTGGGAAGGCGTCCTGCCGGGCCTCGAAGCCGGCAAGTTCGACATGGTCGCAGGCCCCGCGACGATCACCAAGGCCCGCATGGAGCGCTACCGCTTCACGCCGCCGGTGGCCGAGGCCACGGTCGCGATCCTGAAGAAGGCCGGCGACACCAGCATCACCAAGCCCGAGGACATCGCCGGCAAGAAGATCGGCGTCGGCAAGGCGACGGCGCAGCTCGCCCAGTTGCAGGGCTATTCCGAAAAGCTTCCCGAGAAGGTCGATATCCGCGAATATCCCGCCTTCACCGAATCCTACGCCGATCTCGCAGCCGGCCGCATCGCCGGTGTCGCAAACTCCCTGCCGAACATCGCCTTCGTTGCCAGCCAGCGCAAGGATACGTTCGAGGTGGTGCAGCCGCCCTTCGGCCAGAAGGCCTATTTCGGCTTCATCGGCACCAAGGACGCGGACCACGCGCCGCTGATGGATGCGATCGACGCAGCGCTCCTGAAGATGAAGGGTGACGGACGCCTCGCCAAGCTGCAGGAAAAGTGGTTCGGCGCCAGCTTCGACACGCCGGATGCCGTCAAGGACCCGGCATTCTGA
- a CDS encoding amino acid ABC transporter ATP-binding protein, with amino-acid sequence MTLPAIAARNLVKRYGDTAVLHGIDLDIPPGQVSCLIGPSGSGKSTLLRCMAFLEEATSGTITVDGEVLGFSENSNGMRERIPAATNRAIRSKIGMVFQQFNLWPHMTALGNVSEALRTVHKMSRKHAEASAMEQLVKVGLEARAGHYPSQLSGGQQQRVAIARALALKPKIMLFDEPTSSLDPELTGEVLNVMRDLAAEGMTMVVVSHEIGFAATVGSRISFLDQGRLLFSGPPSEVFGKPRHPRLEQFLDTYLDRGASMLA; translated from the coding sequence ATGACCCTTCCCGCCATCGCCGCCCGCAATCTCGTCAAGCGCTACGGCGACACCGCCGTGCTGCACGGCATCGATCTGGACATTCCCCCGGGACAGGTCTCCTGCCTCATCGGCCCCTCGGGCTCGGGCAAGAGCACGCTTCTGCGCTGCATGGCCTTTCTGGAGGAGGCGACGAGCGGCACCATCACGGTGGATGGAGAAGTCCTCGGCTTCTCGGAAAATTCCAACGGCATGCGCGAGCGCATTCCCGCCGCCACGAACCGCGCCATCCGCTCAAAGATCGGCATGGTCTTCCAGCAGTTCAATCTCTGGCCGCACATGACGGCGCTCGGCAATGTCAGCGAAGCCCTGCGCACCGTGCACAAGATGAGCCGGAAGCACGCCGAGGCCAGCGCCATGGAGCAACTGGTGAAGGTGGGGCTCGAGGCCCGCGCCGGGCATTATCCCTCGCAGCTGTCGGGCGGCCAGCAGCAGCGCGTGGCGATTGCGCGGGCCTTGGCGCTGAAGCCGAAGATCATGCTGTTCGATGAACCCACCTCCTCGCTCGATCCGGAACTGACCGGCGAGGTGCTGAACGTCATGCGGGATCTGGCGGCAGAGGGCATGACCATGGTGGTCGTCAGCCACGAGATCGGCTTTGCCGCGACCGTCGGTAGCCGGATAAGCTTTCTCGATCAGGGCCGCCTGCTCTTCTCCGGCCCGCCATCCGAGGTCTTCGGCAAACCGCGCCATCCGCGCCTGGAGCAATTCCTCGACACCTATCTCGACCGCGGCGCCTCGATGCTGGCCTGA
- the cyoB gene encoding cytochrome o ubiquinol oxidase subunit I produces the protein MFNQDISSLVFGRLTLEAFPYHEPILVLTFIGVVLGGIAVVGALTYFKLWGYLWKEWLTSVDHKKIGIMYVILALIMLLRGFADALMMRTQQAIAFNGNEGFLPPHHYDQVFTAHGVIMIFFMAMPFVTGLMNFVVPLQIGARDVSFPFLNNFSFWMTAAGAAIIMISLFVGEFARTGWLAYPPLSGADYSPGVGVDYYIWGLQVAGVGTTLSGINLIATIVKMRAPGMTMMKMPIFTWTSLCTNVLIVASFPILTATLALLSLDRYVGTHFFTNDLGGNPMMYVNLIWIWGHPEVYILILPAFGIFSEIVATFSGKRLFGYASMVYATVVITILSYLVWLHHFFTMGSGASVNAFFGITTMIISIPTGAKIFNWLFTMYRGRIRFEVPMLWTIGFMVTFVIGGMTGVLLAVPPADFVLHNSLFLIAHFHNVIIGGVVFGVMAGVTYWFPKAFGYRLNDFWGKMSFWFWLVGFYFAFMPLYVLGLMGVTRRLSQFEDPSLQIWFIIAAFGAFLIALGIASFIISLVVSFLQREQLRDVTGDPWNGRTLEWSTSSPPPDYNFAFTPVIHDHDSWYDMKNRGYERPLGGFKPIHMPKNTGTGVILSALSVAFAFAVIWYIWWLAIVSFVGIIAVSIGHTFNYNRDFYIPADDVVATEGERTRRLSGQA, from the coding sequence ATGTTTAATCAGGACATTTCCAGCCTCGTCTTCGGACGATTGACCTTGGAAGCCTTTCCGTACCACGAGCCGATCCTCGTGCTCACCTTCATCGGCGTCGTCCTTGGCGGCATCGCCGTGGTCGGTGCTCTCACCTACTTCAAGCTCTGGGGCTATCTCTGGAAGGAGTGGCTGACGAGCGTCGATCACAAGAAGATCGGGATCATGTATGTGATCCTGGCATTGATCATGCTTCTGCGCGGCTTTGCTGACGCCTTGATGATGCGCACCCAGCAGGCCATCGCCTTCAACGGCAATGAAGGCTTCCTGCCGCCGCACCATTACGACCAGGTGTTCACCGCACACGGCGTCATCATGATCTTCTTCATGGCCATGCCCTTCGTCACCGGCCTGATGAACTTCGTCGTTCCGCTTCAGATTGGCGCGCGCGACGTGTCCTTCCCGTTCCTGAACAATTTCTCGTTCTGGATGACGGCGGCCGGTGCTGCGATCATCATGATCTCGCTGTTCGTCGGCGAGTTTGCGCGGACCGGCTGGCTGGCCTATCCGCCGCTCTCCGGCGCGGATTACAGCCCGGGCGTGGGGGTCGATTATTATATCTGGGGCCTGCAGGTGGCGGGTGTCGGCACGACGCTGTCGGGGATCAACCTGATCGCGACCATCGTGAAGATGCGTGCGCCCGGCATGACCATGATGAAGATGCCGATCTTCACCTGGACCTCGCTCTGCACCAACGTGCTGATCGTCGCTTCCTTCCCGATCCTGACCGCGACGCTCGCGCTGCTGTCGCTCGACCGTTACGTGGGTACGCACTTCTTCACGAATGATCTCGGCGGCAACCCGATGATGTATGTGAACCTCATCTGGATATGGGGCCACCCGGAAGTCTACATCCTGATCCTGCCGGCCTTCGGCATCTTCTCGGAAATCGTCGCTACCTTCAGCGGCAAGCGCCTGTTCGGCTATGCCTCGATGGTCTACGCGACGGTCGTCATCACCATTCTCTCCTACCTCGTCTGGCTGCACCACTTCTTCACCATGGGCTCGGGCGCCAGCGTCAACGCCTTCTTCGGCATTACCACGATGATCATCTCGATCCCGACAGGGGCCAAGATCTTCAACTGGCTGTTTACGATGTATCGTGGCCGCATCCGGTTCGAGGTTCCGATGCTCTGGACGATCGGCTTCATGGTGACCTTCGTCATCGGCGGCATGACGGGCGTTCTGCTCGCTGTACCCCCGGCCGACTTCGTGCTGCACAACTCGCTGTTCCTCATCGCCCACTTCCATAACGTCATCATCGGCGGCGTGGTCTTCGGCGTCATGGCCGGCGTCACCTACTGGTTCCCGAAGGCCTTCGGCTATCGCCTGAACGACTTCTGGGGCAAGATGAGCTTCTGGTTCTGGCTGGTCGGCTTCTACTTCGCCTTCATGCCGCTCTACGTGCTCGGCCTGATGGGCGTCACGCGCCGGCTCAGCCAGTTCGAGGACCCGTCGCTGCAGATCTGGTTCATCATCGCTGCCTTCGGCGCCTTCCTGATCGCGCTCGGCATCGCCTCGTTCATCATCTCGCTCGTCGTCAGCTTCCTTCAGCGCGAGCAGTTGCGCGACGTCACGGGCGATCCGTGGAACGGCCGGACGCTGGAGTGGTCCACGTCGTCGCCGCCGCCGGACTACAACTTCGCCTTCACGCCCGTCATCCACGATCACGACTCGTGGTACGACATGAAGAACCGCGGCTACGAGCGTCCGCTGGGCGGCTTCAAGCCGATCCACATGCCGAAGAACACCGGCACGGGCGTCATTCTCAGCGCGCTGAGCGTCGCCTTCGCATTCGCCGTCATCTGGTACATCTGGTGGCTCGCCATCGTATCCTTCGTCGGCATCATCGCGGTGTCCATCGGTCACACCTTCAACTACAACCGCGATTTCTACATTCCGGCGGATGACGTCGTCGCAACGGAAGGGGAGCGCACACGGCGGCTCTCCGGGCAGGCCTGA